One part of the Bacillus spongiae genome encodes these proteins:
- a CDS encoding DinB family protein gives MQKVVEGINHYIKWLPEEYNSMSEKEISARPLPNKWSKKEILGHLCDSAINNMERFIKIQYEETVYVIQSYNQDQWVMAQNYQGRPLDEIVNLFQTLNQQIVNIVKNIPNEKLSSLCDIGNNQQKTLGWLIQDYFDHMEHHIHNQIITKNDDI, from the coding sequence ATGCAAAAGGTAGTTGAAGGAATTAATCATTATATAAAATGGTTACCTGAAGAGTATAACTCAATGTCTGAAAAGGAAATTTCTGCTCGACCATTACCAAATAAATGGTCTAAAAAAGAGATTTTAGGACATCTCTGTGACTCTGCGATAAACAATATGGAAAGGTTTATAAAAATTCAATATGAAGAAACCGTGTATGTTATCCAATCATATAATCAAGACCAATGGGTAATGGCTCAGAATTATCAAGGTCGACCACTTGATGAAATAGTAAACCTTTTTCAAACATTAAATCAGCAAATTGTTAATATAGTTAAAAATATTCCTAACGAAAAGCTATCCTCCCTTTGTGACATAGGAAATAATCAACAGAAGACACTAGGGTGGCTTATACAAGATTATTTTGATCATATGGAACACCATATTCACAATCAAATTATAACTAAAAATGACGACATATAA
- a CDS encoding MATE family efflux transporter: MIQVVETHEGLKNQPVKKVFINYFFPSLFGLMLMSVNILADGVFIGNGVGSDGLAGVNLAIPLFSLIFSISLWIGIGGGTMYSVNIGEGEVAKARSVFSLATTSLMALILITGVIGYFNVKEIAYLLGANADTLSFTVEYLEVLFLLGWIIALQQLISIFVRNDGSPTLSMVALGMTAIVNIGLNYYMIFILELGVFGAALATVLASLIGLIVLLLHFFKKYTNLRKLSFQWSWKMLRRIFLIGFPSFFSEAGTLVFMAGYNLTIVGLLGTDGVAAFSVVNYLHGFLFLSFFGIESALQPMISYYHGAKEKGRIIESLKIGEKASFTLGLFLLIVGFVTAPILVSLFGLESEEVRKLAIQGIRLFFIGYVFLGFNFVYMTYFQSIGEIRKSTIIIFLRSFFFLLLLLWLLPKLIGIAGVWLAVPLAEILVALLLVFFTRKHVMMQTGQRNSSV, translated from the coding sequence ATGATACAAGTGGTTGAAACACATGAAGGTTTAAAAAATCAACCAGTTAAAAAAGTATTTATAAATTATTTTTTTCCATCGTTATTTGGGTTGATGCTAATGTCGGTGAATATCCTGGCTGATGGTGTGTTTATCGGTAACGGAGTGGGATCAGATGGGCTTGCTGGTGTAAACCTTGCTATTCCGTTGTTCTCACTTATTTTCTCGATTTCCTTGTGGATTGGCATTGGTGGGGGAACGATGTATTCGGTGAATATTGGAGAAGGGGAAGTGGCGAAGGCAAGGAGTGTATTTTCGCTAGCCACAACTAGTTTAATGGCTCTGATATTAATTACAGGTGTCATCGGATACTTTAATGTTAAAGAAATTGCGTATTTGTTGGGAGCTAATGCTGATACTCTCTCTTTTACGGTCGAATACTTAGAGGTATTGTTTCTGCTTGGTTGGATCATAGCTTTACAGCAGTTAATTAGTATCTTTGTCCGCAATGATGGCAGTCCTACTTTATCAATGGTTGCCCTCGGCATGACTGCAATTGTTAATATTGGCTTAAATTATTATATGATATTTATTTTAGAGCTAGGGGTGTTCGGTGCTGCGCTTGCCACTGTCCTTGCAAGCTTAATTGGTTTAATTGTGCTCTTGCTCCATTTTTTCAAGAAGTACACGAATTTACGTAAGCTCTCGTTCCAGTGGTCATGGAAAATGTTGAGAAGAATTTTCCTAATTGGATTTCCAAGTTTTTTTTCTGAAGCAGGTACGCTTGTTTTTATGGCTGGTTACAATTTAACGATTGTAGGTTTACTTGGAACGGACGGAGTGGCTGCTTTCTCAGTCGTTAACTATTTGCACGGCTTCTTGTTCCTATCATTTTTTGGAATTGAGTCGGCACTTCAGCCAATGATTAGTTATTATCATGGTGCAAAAGAAAAAGGACGTATAATAGAGAGTTTGAAGATTGGTGAGAAGGCTTCCTTCACCTTAGGGTTGTTTCTGCTTATTGTCGGATTTGTTACTGCTCCTATCCTGGTTTCGCTCTTCGGTTTAGAATCCGAAGAGGTCCGCAAACTTGCAATTCAGGGAATACGCTTGTTTTTCATTGGGTATGTATTTCTTGGTTTTAATTTTGTCTATATGACATATTTTCAATCGATAGGTGAGATTCGCAAATCTACAATTATAATCTTTTTACGCAGTTTCTTCTTTCTATTGCTTCTACTGTGGCTATTACCAAAACTCATCGGCATAGCAGGTGTCTGGCTTGCAGTACCACTGGCGGAAATACTCGTTGCACTACTGCTTGTCTTTTTTACGAGAAAGCACGTAATGATGCAAACTGGACAAAGAAATTCCTCTGTTTAA
- a CDS encoding MutH/Sau3AI family endonuclease, with translation MDREYKTIREVKERGEAAVGKMIKELVTQENVDKWYASPRNKGWLGNAIEKDWFGLANNSRPEADFNNLGVELKCAGLKFFRTENSWGAKERLVLNIFDFNEEHKRDFQNSSFLKKSKLVELMLYKYNPVDYLQFEGKEYPTYPDFLITHSILFNLKDLLDDDWAIIENDWNIIMNMIRQGRAEDISEGMTQYLGAVTKGSKTAENQTTQPFSDKKAHRRAFSLRPTYMKEITKRIVQGELKSSITYASYQSDYPELHKKIDAKQFDTEEHVIKNLSELKHKTFEQIILDQFKPFYNMDKKSLAEKFDVRIKKKNDKASSRLIAQKMFNLKGDLEKTDEFKKAGIAVKIITVASNQRKKASERRLTTQGFKLGSDVSFIKDISTLDWEDTRVYDYLSTTKFLLVVYEKTPEGEIFKGAKFWYMPENELMGTVKKTWELIKQALISGVELTFKCVKISAKNKKGYEIENNLPSQVSGPQILHIRPSAGESDYHESINSDLLPSPAIWQNRPEDMKDILTDNYMVKQALWLNKNYMYQQVKEFFE, from the coding sequence ATGGATAGAGAATATAAAACAATTCGAGAGGTAAAAGAACGTGGTGAAGCTGCCGTTGGTAAAATGATAAAGGAGCTTGTCACACAGGAGAATGTCGATAAGTGGTATGCTAGTCCAAGAAATAAAGGTTGGCTTGGAAATGCAATTGAAAAAGATTGGTTCGGGCTAGCGAATAACAGTCGACCTGAGGCTGATTTCAATAATCTAGGTGTAGAACTCAAATGTGCTGGGCTTAAATTTTTCAGAACCGAAAATTCTTGGGGTGCCAAAGAAAGACTAGTTCTTAACATTTTTGATTTTAATGAAGAACACAAGAGGGATTTCCAGAATTCTTCCTTTTTAAAAAAGTCAAAGCTTGTAGAACTAATGTTGTATAAATATAATCCAGTTGATTATTTACAATTCGAAGGAAAGGAATACCCAACCTACCCAGATTTCTTAATAACCCACTCTATTCTTTTTAATTTGAAAGACTTATTAGACGATGATTGGGCAATCATTGAGAATGATTGGAACATTATAATGAATATGATTCGACAGGGGAGGGCTGAGGACATTTCCGAAGGTATGACACAATACCTTGGGGCAGTGACCAAAGGAAGTAAAACTGCAGAGAACCAAACAACACAACCGTTTAGTGATAAGAAAGCACATAGACGAGCTTTTTCTTTAAGGCCAACGTATATGAAGGAAATTACGAAGCGAATTGTACAGGGAGAATTAAAGAGTTCAATAACTTACGCTTCTTATCAAAGTGACTATCCTGAATTACATAAAAAAATTGATGCTAAACAATTTGATACTGAAGAGCATGTCATAAAAAATTTATCCGAGTTAAAACACAAAACGTTTGAACAAATCATTCTTGATCAGTTTAAACCGTTCTACAATATGGATAAAAAAAGCTTAGCAGAAAAATTTGATGTTAGAATTAAAAAAAAGAATGACAAAGCAAGTTCACGGCTAATTGCACAGAAGATGTTTAATCTAAAAGGTGATTTAGAAAAAACAGATGAGTTTAAGAAAGCTGGAATTGCTGTAAAAATAATTACCGTAGCATCAAATCAGAGAAAGAAAGCATCCGAAAGAAGACTCACAACTCAAGGCTTTAAACTTGGATCGGATGTTAGCTTTATTAAAGATATTAGTACCCTTGATTGGGAAGATACTCGAGTGTATGACTATCTTTCCACAACAAAATTCTTATTAGTCGTTTACGAGAAAACACCAGAAGGGGAGATATTTAAAGGTGCAAAGTTTTGGTATATGCCAGAAAACGAACTCATGGGTACAGTAAAAAAAACATGGGAATTAATTAAACAAGCTCTCATTAGTGGTGTCGAGTTAACGTTTAAATGTGTAAAGATAAGTGCCAAAAATAAGAAAGGTTACGAAATAGAGAACAACCTGCCGAGCCAAGTGAGTGGTCCTCAGATACTTCACATTCGACCTTCAGCTGGGGAGTCGGATTATCATGAAAGTATAAATTCAGATTTACTACCCTCTCCTGCAATTTGGCAGAATAGACCTGAGGATATGAAAGATATTTTGACAGATAATTATATGGTCAAGCAAGCCCTCTGGTTAAATAAAAATTATATGTACCAACAAGTAAAAGAATTTTTCGAATGA